A single genomic interval of Panulirus ornatus isolate Po-2019 chromosome 37, ASM3632096v1, whole genome shotgun sequence harbors:
- the LOC139760558 gene encoding uncharacterized protein — MPSPKEESHGGDTSSGKKMDSSTSSSVDKKASPAGSRTPERPPSDGSPVSDDTCPICLGHISDKCVANSCLHSFCLVCLKEWSKQKAVCPLCKLSFTTIMYDIQSETKYKEWKVPRSDPAERSQRIANFQQFLDAERRRFFGYRTTNFPGAATLRRQHPGRPHAIPDAIPSGPRERRSARYNLRGTSMFRLSVYLNNVWVQPIADITGRYRQSSPQLYREQPALTHRLVPWVNRELTALLPSSRIGVVLAEVMELIERYSIDSHEFRQAMQPHLGRRTNHFVHEFYHFARSPYDMVGHDNAAQYVPRYGFNDEDSSSSSSDDSDAVVEVDLRGNPVLASTGVEVWQGSTAPGNVVREETLTQEGSVVISSNNSSSSEIDETPQLSSIQPEAGQSSSQHDFSETHNPEPPAVHTMRRLLGRARDFLSTINEGASTSRSEGSSGMPSSASGAVKNEIPSEGNDTDECIIIEEVKKKTPEIINLDSEDDVDESKTSKKIDQSKKNQDTSSCQQEKIKKRPSLKRTNFPLRISQPSCSGSSNTKSAKEDHSYCSERDSVNIEASTSSTCTGSVPTSSIEISLKQSKTSENHDSGVKVKKKERHNSSSSDDESSLKSCESKKRKHKDREKEKYERSSGKSKHMDRSRADTYGPSSSRHRIKFPSRERNSSPKRLKKDHKSKIKSSSTRSSSRHNTYERYSYTCHYVSESSNDTWCNSDSLWTPPSSKTEGSWSQNWDSIQSRESSYDSKDSCYREWRGDHCSSKSRHSSKKRKRKSREKRKNEKSKKSKKRIHKKKGKSKKSSYKSSKLQSDSDSSEKIRIKRSKRRKNRIVDSLRSSSDSSDFEQRKRTKITLRISDISSNSHSSSSLHSSSSSPTSSSSCSSSSCDDS, encoded by the coding sequence ATGCCATCCCCAAAGGAGGAGTCACATGGAGGTGACACATCTTCTGGCAAAAAGATGGATTCCAGCACTTCTTCAAGTGTTGACAAAAAAGCAAGTCCTGCAGGGTCTCGAACACCAGAGAGGCCTCCAAGTGATGGATCTCCTGTCTCGGATGATACATGCCCCATTTGTCTTGGCCATATTAGTGATAAGTGTGTTGCTAATTCATGCCTTCATAGCTTTTGTTTGGTATGCCTGAAAGAGTGGTCCAAACAGAAAGCAGTGTGCCCATTATGTAAACTGAGTTTCACAACAATAATGTATGACATACAATCTGAAACAAAATACAAAGAATGGAAGGTTCCAAGATCAGATCCAGCTGAACGAAGTCAGCGAATAGCTAATTTTCAGCAGTTTCTTGATGCAGAGAGACGAAGGTTTTTTGGATATCGCACAACAAATTTTCCTGGTGCTGCTACACTACGTCGTCAACACCCAGGACGTCCACATGCCATTCCTGATGCCATACCCTCTGGGCCACGCGAACGCAGATCTGCAAGGTATAACCTCAGAGGAACATCTATGTTTCGCCTCAGTGTTTACCTCAATAATGTTTGGGTTCAGCCTATTGCAGATATCACAGGTCGATACAGACAAAGTTCTCCACAGTTATACCGTGAACAGCCTGCCCTAACTCACCGCCTTGTTCCTTGGGTAAACCGTGAACTTACAGCACTTCTACCATCCTCTAGAATTGGAGTTGTACTAGCAGAAGTAATGGAATTAATTGAAAGATATTCCATCGATTCGCATGAATTCCGACAAGCAATGCAACCACATCTAGGAAGACGTACAAATCATTTCGTTCATGAATTCTATCACTTTGCTCGCTCTCCATATGACATGGTTGGCCATGATAATGCAGCACAGTATGTACCAAGGTATGGATTTAATGATGaagacagtagcagcagcagctctgatgatagtgatgctgtcgTGGAGGTGGACTTGAGAGGAAATCCAGTGCTTGCTAGCACTGGTGTAGAAGTTTGGCAAGGTTCCACAGCACCAGGAAATGTTGTAAGAGAAGAAACCCTTACCCAGGAAGGATCTGTAGTAATTAGTAGCAACAATAGTTCCAGCAGTGAGATAGATGAAACACCACAACTGTCAAGTATACAACCAGAAGCAGGACAGTCATCATCACAACATGATTTTTCAGAAACTCACAACCCTGAGCCACCTGCAGTGCATACCATGAGACGTCTGCTTGGCCGTGCCAGAGATTTTCTCAGTACCATTAACGAGGGGGCATCTACTTCCAGATCTGAAGGAAGTTCTGGAATGCCAAGTAGTGCCAGTGGTGCTGTGAAAAATGAAATCCCCTCAGAGGGTAATGACACTGATGAGTGCATTATAATTgaagaagtaaagaaaaagacaccagaaataattaaccttgatagtgaagatgatgtcgATGAAtctaaaacttcaaaaaaaattgATCAATCTAAGAAAAATCAAGATACCTCCTCTTGTCAGCAAGAAAAAATTAAGAAGAGGCCCTCTCTTAAACGGACAAATTTTCCTCTTCGTATAAGTCAACCTAGTTGTAGTGGCTCTTCAAACACAAAATCAGCTAAAGAAGATCACAGTTACTGTAGTGAACGTGATTCAGTGAACATTGAAGCATCCACATCAAGTACATGTACAGGGTCTGTTCCTACTTCTTCCATTGAAATTTCATTAAAACAAAGTAAAACTTCAGAGAACCATGACTCTGGAgtaaaggtgaaaaagaaagaaaggcatAATAGCTCTTCCTCAGATGATGAATCTAGTTTAAAAAGTTGTGAAAGTAAGAAACGCAAGCACaaagacagagaaaaagaaaaatatgaaaggagTAGTGGTAAAAGTAAACATATGGACAGAAGTAGAGCTGATACTTATGGTCCAAGTTCTTCACGGCATAGAATAAAGTTCCCTTCACGAGAAAGAAATTCATCCCCAAAGCGACTGAAGAAGGACCATAAATCAAAGATTAAGAGTTCTTCAACAAGATCTAGTTCAAGACATAACACTTATGAAAGATATAGCTACACATGTCACTATGTCTCAGAAAGTTCTAACGATACATGGTGCAACTCAGATAGCCTTTGGACTCCACCTTCAAGCAAAACAGAAGGAAGTTGGTCTCAGAACTGGGATAGCATACAAAGTAGAGAATCATCATATGACTCAAAAGACTCTTGTTACCGGGAATGGAGAGGGGATCACTGCAGCTCTAAATCCAGGCATtccagtaaaaaaagaaaaagaaagagtagaGAAAAACGTAAGAATGAAAAAAGCAAAAAGAGCAAGAAAAGGATACATAAAAAGAAGGGAAAGTCCAAAAAGTCATCATATAAATCTTCTAAGTTACAATCAGATAGTGATTCTTCAGAAAAAATTAGAATAAAGAGatcaaagagaagaaaaaacagaATAGTTGATTCTTTAAGATCCAGTTCAGACTCCTCAGACTTTGAGCAAAGGAAAAGAACCAAAATAACTCTGAGAATCTCTGATATATCCTCTAACTCTCATTCATCATCCAGtttacattcatcatcatcatcaccgacatcatcatcatcatgttcatcatcatcatgtgatgattCTTAG